A portion of the Coturnix japonica isolate 7356 chromosome 4, Coturnix japonica 2.1, whole genome shotgun sequence genome contains these proteins:
- the BCORL1 gene encoding BCL-6 corepressor-like protein 1 isoform X2, protein MISTAPLYSGVHNWTSTERIRMCGLNEERRAPLSDEESKTSSSQHLGSQEFCVSSSLSKVELTAVSSGGSGAQDASGKVEEKIGPKLEEQPPDPNPNPECVGKAVKDDVQGPLASQRDGRGQEPAVPQATEQENSSADVARMPADPPSDKQADVPSTCSAAPENEPAGKEKTVPNSGAQGPAALAEGTLSVVTSSCSTSASTPATFTLSRVCFPTSQAPAIHKVPLSFQPGTVLSPSQSLVYIPPPSCGQPLTVATLPSTLGVSSTLTLPVLPSYLPERCVPGIIASPELRSYPYTFSVTRPLASDAKVVSVEVNQLSCSSPSGGSGAQAAADGAPSSTAGPALSSSQPQLAAPCGSAAPSSGTGTQARAPAAPEPHAPGAATSLSPLKSPPQLEREMVSSPECSEMPLDLSSKSNRQKLPPPSQRKTPPMPILTPVHTSGKALLTTVLSKSQRAAQSAGSSVTSCLSTTAPFVIFPEFLRNREQGSWMKNTTLISTIPGTYVGVANPVPASLLLSKDPCVTFSRDPHHLPKQEPISIIDQGEPRSAGAPCGKKANQVGTERQQDPAKRLLHGKVAPGAPLCQSKDISTWNPVQGSVYPRCPVNGKPSNPQLLPLGWSPYHQTPLLSIGISTTGQLPPNPNSSCKPVGTGELPTFLSVQPTEPSAAAQSLPEGLPRLPSVECEASKSNKGCRPLPKPGEEQDSAVPLNAGPSPQTSTLDAKGGKGKLDNPPKSQERGESEADASKEGMVQTEAPQGSCSLKQSDAKPKNQVLAAYLSHDVPVVGQQALRVVPEVPTAPVDGQHKEPGCEGSQQPPAAEPLQCTHQVDLCRVKKERVESDVSLPSVTCLRAGAAPQTLAEAKLTAAGQVKQESGTRCKSKRQHDGDARQVQKRLKCKAQDGEEPPSKSGSQSVHGRKWQKHHDNLHELSKREGRSGLGSMNDHNSLRVKRKRRRPTKTEFPSPEHRGDSHEEGYLEKKPKNNFRDFIPVVLSSRTRSQSGSVAGSSAGVMGDCDVTGQDILPLLEDDEEEEEEEEEEEISLKHCKLRKSHQASHYHSHRARDRSVSERSSCHARRSRELPWRVESPRQLWEPNEEEEDDSHIKRKKRRRQKSRKYQTGEYLTEREEERVGFPHKRRKSKADFRYRKQKESAQGKGTELRLRSRHSPSPRKSQGRPDFQNGFFLEHSDSSPVQEELEKPSGKRKCKTKHLAGICDEGKVKGRWSQPKTPSPKKPQDSWTPCKSHRVSPGSSPELPTAQHIPPEARRLIVNKNAGETLLQRAARLGYKDVVLYCLQKKSSDVNHRDNAGYTALHEACARGWIDILHILLEHGANVNCSAQDGTRPVHDAVANDNLETMWLLLSYGADPTLATYSGQTAVKLATSDVMKHFLCDYLSDLQGRTDGDPRTAWDFYSSSVLEGKDCIGCDLLLNPPGSSDQEEEEQEPDNFMFEFSDKPLLPSYNLQVSVSRGPCNWFLFSDVLKRLKLSSRIFQARFPHFEIATLPRAEFQRQVALSQVLAQDEAQESPEPAQGAAETVELVHYEPELLQLLGSAVEYEAWSS, encoded by the exons ATGATCTCTACGGCACCTCTCTATAGCGGGGTGCACAACTGGACCAGCACAGAGCGGATTCGCATGTGTGGCCTCAACGAGGAGAG GAGAGCCCCACTTTCTGATGAGGAGTCTAaaaccagcagctcccagcatttGGGATCTCAAGAGTTTTGCGTCAGCAGCAGCCTTTCCAAG GTGGAGCTCACAGCAGTCAGCAGTGGTGGCAGCGGTGCCCAGGATGCAAGTGGCAAAGTGGAGGAAAAGATTGGACCCAAACTGGAAGAGCAGCCACCTGATCCTAACCCAAACCCAGAGTGTGTGGGAAAGGCTGTGAAAGACGATGTCCAGGGCCCTCTGGCAAGCCAGCGGGATGGCAGAGGGCAGGAACCTGCAGTCCCCCAAGCTACTGAGCAGGAGAACAGCAGCGCTGATGTTGCCAGGATGCCAGCAGATCCTCCCAGCGACAAGCAGGCTGACGTTCCTtccacctgctctgcagctccagagaATGAacctgctgggaaggagaaaacCGTCCCAAACTCTGGAGCACAAGGGCCAGCAGCGCTGGCAGAAGGGACGTTATCCGTGGtcacctccagctgcagcacctcagCCTCCACCCCTGCAACTTTTACTTTGAGTCGAGTGTGCTTTCCCACATCTCAGGCCCCTGCTATACACAAAGTGCCCCTGTCCTTTCAGCCTGGGACGGTCCTGAGCCCGAGCCAGTCTCTAGTGTACATCCCACCGCCCAGCTGCGGGCAGCCGCTCACCGTGGCCACGCTTCCAAGCACTCTGGGGGTCTCCTCCACACTCACCCTTCCCGTCCTGCCTTCCTACCTACCCGAGCGTTGCGTGCCAGGCATTATTGCTTCCCCAGAGCTGCGTTCCTACCCCTACACCTTCTCTGTCACCAGACCCTTAGCTTCAGATGCCAAAGTGGTGTCGGTGGAGGTGAACCAGCTTAGCTGCTCTTCGCCTTCAGGTGGAAGCGGTGCCCAGGCCGCTGCCGATGGCGCTCCCTCATCCACAGCTGGCCCTGCCCTCTCATCCAGCCAGCCTCAGCTGGCCGCACCGTGTGGAAGCGCTGCTCCCTCTTCTGGCACTGGCACACAAGCCAGAGCACCGGCAGCTCCCGAGCCGCACGCACCAGGGGCCGCAACTTCGCTTTCACCTCTGAAGTCCCCTCCGCAGCTGGAGCGTGAGATGGTCTCCTCTCCGGAGTGCAGTGAGATGCCTCTCGATCTCTCCTCCAAGTCCAATCGCCAGAAGCTGCCTCCACCCAGCCAACGCAAAACCCCTCCAATGCCCATCCTCACTCCTGTGCACACCAGCGGCAAAGCACTTCTCACCACGGTCCTGTCCAAGTCCCAGCGCGCGGCCCAGAGTGCCGGCAGCAGCGTCACCTCATGTCTCAGCACCACTGCGCCCTTCGTTATCTTCCCCGAGTTCCTGCGGAACAGAGAGCAGGGCTCCTGGATGAAGAACACCACTCTCATCAGCACCATTCCAGGCACCTACGTTGGCGTTGCCAACCCCGTGCCTGCCTCGCTGCTGCTCAGCAAGGACCCCTGTGTGACCTTCAGCAGGGACCCCCACCACCTTCCCAAGCAGGAGCCAATTTCCATCATCGATCAGGGGGAGCCCCGAAGCGCTGGGGCTCCCTGCGGGAAGAAGGCCAACCAGGTGGGCACGGAGAGACAGCAGGATCCTGCCAAGAGACTGCTTCATGGCAAAGTTGCTCCGGGAGCTCCTTTGTGTCAGTCCAAGGACATCTCCACCTGGAATCCTGTCCAGGGGAGCGTGTACCCGCGATGCCCTGTGAATGGCAAGCCTTCCAACCCTCAGCTTTTGCCTCTCGGCTGGTCTCCTTATCATCAGACCCCTCTGCTTTCGATCGGCATCTCCACCACGGGGCAGCTGCCCCCAAACCCAAACAGCTCCTGTAAGCCTGTTGGCACAGGAGAGCTCCCCACCTTCCTGAGCGTGCAGCCTACAGAGCCCAGTGCGGCAGCCCAGAGCCTGCCCGAGGGGCTGCCCAGGCTCCCATCTGTGGAGTGTGAAGCATCCAAGAGCAACAAGGGCTGCCGGCCCCTGCCCAAACCCGGTGAGGAGCAGGACAGTGCCGTCCCCTTGAATGCAGGTCCGTCTCCTCAAACCAGCACTTTGGAtgcaaaaggaggaaaggggaagcTGGACAACCCTCCGAAGAGTCAAGAGCGTGGAGAATCGGAGGCTGACGCCAGTAAGGAGGGCATGGTACAGACTGAGGCTCCCcaggggagctgcagcctgAAGCAGTCGGATGCAAAGCCTAAAAACCAAGTGTTAGCTGCATACCTGTCACACGACGTGCCCGTGGTTGGGCAGCAGGCTCTGCGGGTGGTTCCGGAGGTGCCCACGGCACCCGTGGATGGTCAGCACAAGGAGCCGGGCTGTGAAGGctcccagcagcctccagctgcagagccCCTCCAGTGTACACATCAGGTGGATCTATGCAGGGTGAAGAAGGAGCGCGTGGAAAGCGATGTGTCGTTGCCTTCGGTGACTTGCTTgcgggctggggctgctccccagACCTTGGCAGAGGCCAAACTCACAGCAGCAGGCCAGGTCAAGCAAGAGAGTGGCACACGCTGCAAGTCCAAGCGGCAACACGATGGCGATGCCAGGCAGGTGCAGAAGAGACTGAAGTGCAAAGCACAGGATGGTGAGGAGCCCCCGAGCAAATCAGGGAGCCAGAGTGTGCACGGTCGCAAG TGGCAAAAACACCACGACAATCTGCACGAGCTCAGCAAGAGAGAGGGCCGAAGTGGCCTGGGATCAATGAATGATCACAACAGCCTCAGGGTAAAGCGTAAGCGCAGGAGGCCAACGAAGACAGAGTTCCCTTCTCCCGAGCACCGTGGGGACAGCCATGAGGAAG GTTATCTTGAGAAGAAGCCCAAGAACAACTTCCGGGACTTCATCCCAGTGGTGTTGAGCAGTCGGACGCGCAGCCAGTCGG GAAGTGTTGCTGGCTCTTCGGCCGGCGTGATGGGAGATTGTGACGTGACCGGGCAGGATATTTTACCTTTGCTGGAGGAcgatgaggaagaagaggaggaggaagaggaggaagagataTCCTTGAAACATTGCAAGCTGCGGAAATCCCACCAGGCATCACATTATCACAGCCACAGGGCCAGGGACAGGTCTGTGTCTGAGAGAAGCAGCTGTCACGCCAGGAGGAGCCGGGAGCTGCCCTGGAGAGTGGAGTCACCCAGGCAGCTGTGGGAGCCCAacgaggaagaggaggatgacagccacatcaaaagaaagaaaaggagacgACAGAAAAGCCGGAAATACCAGACTGGTGAATATCTGACCGAAAGGGAGGAAGAACGGGTGGGCTTCCCTCACAAGAGGCGGAAATCCAAAGCAG ATTTTAGGTACCGAAAGCAGAAGGAGTCAGCGCAGGGTAAAGGCACAGAGCTCAGGCTGAGGAGCAGGCATTCCCCATCCCCCCGGAAATCTCAAGGACGCCCAGACTTTCAGAACGGCTTCTTCTTGGAGCACTCAGACAGCTCTCCTGtccaggaggagctggagaaaCCATCAGGAAAACGCAAATGTAAAACCAAACACCTGGCAGGGATCTGTGATGAGGGGAAG gTGAAAGGACGCTGGAGCCAGCCCAAAACACCATCTCCGAAGAAGCCCCAGGACTCGTGGACTCCTTGTAAATCCCATCGTGTCAGCCCAGGGAGCTCCCCTGAGTTGCCTACAGCCCAGCACATTCCTCCTGAGGCACGACGGCTGATAGTGAACAAAAATGCAGGGGAGACCCTCCTGCAGCGAGCGGCTCGCCTGGGCTATAAG GACGTGGTGCTCTATTGcctgcagaaaaagagcagtgatgtgAACCATCGTGACAATGCTGGCTACACAGCTCTGCACGAGGCCTGCGCGCGAGGCTGGATCGACATCCTGCACATCCTGCTGGAGCATGGAGCCAACGTGAACTGCAGCGCACAGGATGGCACGAG GCCTGTCCATGATGCGGTAGCCAATGACAACCTGGAAACCATGTGGCTTCTACTCTCCTATGGTGCTGATCCCACTCTGGCCACTTACTCTGGGCAGACAGCTGTGAAGCTTGCCACCAGCGACGTGATGAAGCACTTCCTCTGTG ATTACCTGTCCGATCTCCAGGGGCGCACTGATGGGGATCCTCGAACAGCGTGGGACTTctacagcagctctgtgcttg agGGGAAAGACTGCATTGGGTGCGATCTTCTGCTCAACCCTCCAGGGAGTTCAgaccaggaggaggaggaacaggAACCCGACAATTTCATGTTTGAGTTCTCAGACAAGCCCCTGCTGCCCAGCTACAACCTCCAAGTGTCCGTCTCTCGGGG GCCCTGCAACTGGTTCCTCTTCTCCGACGTGCTGAAGCGGCTGAAGCTGTCCTCCCGCATCTTCCAGGCCCGCTTCCCACACTTCGAGATCGCCACGCTGCCCAGGGCCGAGTTCCAACGCCAGGTTGCCCTCAGCCAGGTGCTGGCCCAGGACGAGGCGCAGGAGAGCCCCGAGCCGGCACAGGGCGCTGCAGAGACTGTGGAGCTGGTGCACTACGAGCccgagctgctgcagctgctgggctctgcgGTGGAATACGAGGCGTGGAGCAGCTGA
- the BCORL1 gene encoding BCL-6 corepressor-like protein 1 isoform X1 has translation MISTAPLYSGVHNWTSTERIRMCGLNEERRAPLSDEESKTSSSQHLGSQEFCVSSSLSKVELTAVSSGGSGAQDASGKVEEKIGPKLEEQPPDPNPNPECVGKAVKDDVQGPLASQRDGRGQEPAVPQATEQENSSADVARMPADPPSDKQADVPSTCSAAPENEPAGKEKTVPNSGAQGPAALAEGTLSVVTSSCSTSASTPATFTLSRVCFPTSQAPAIHKVPLSFQPGTVLSPSQSLVYIPPPSCGQPLTVATLPSTLGVSSTLTLPVLPSYLPERCVPGIIASPELRSYPYTFSVTRPLASDAKVVSVEVNQLSCSSPSGGSGAQAAADGAPSSTAGPALSSSQPQLAAPCGSAAPSSGTGTQARAPAAPEPHAPGAATSLSPLKSPPQLEREMVSSPECSEMPLDLSSKSNRQKLPPPSQRKTPPMPILTPVHTSGKALLTTVLSKSQRAAQSAGSSVTSCLSTTAPFVIFPEFLRNREQGSWMKNTTLISTIPGTYVGVANPVPASLLLSKDPCVTFSRDPHHLPKQEPISIIDQGEPRSAGAPCGKKANQVGTERQQDPAKRLLHGKVAPGAPLCQSKDISTWNPVQGSVYPRCPVNGKPSNPQLLPLGWSPYHQTPLLSIGISTTGQLPPNPNSSCKPVGTGELPTFLSVQPTEPSAAAQSLPEGLPRLPSVECEASKSNKGCRPLPKPGEEQDSAVPLNAGPSPQTSTLDAKGGKGKLDNPPKSQERGESEADASKEGMVQTEAPQGSCSLKQSDAKPKNQVLAAYLSHDVPVVGQQALRVVPEVPTAPVDGQHKEPGCEGSQQPPAAEPLQCTHQVDLCRVKKERVESDVSLPSVTCLRAGAAPQTLAEAKLTAAGQVKQESGTRCKSKRQHDGDARQVQKRLKCKAQDGEEPPSKSGSQSVHGRKWQKHHDNLHELSKREGRSGLGSMNDHNSLRVKRKRRRPTKTEFPSPEHRGDSHEEGYLEKKPKNNFRDFIPVVLSSRTRSQSGSVAGSSAGVMGDCDVTGQDILPLLEDDEEEEEEEEEEEISLKHCKLRKSHQASHYHSHRARDRSVSERSSCHARRSRELPWRVESPRQLWEPNEEEEDDSHIKRKKRRRQKSRKYQTGEYLTEREEERVGFPHKRRKSKAGMTDFRYRKQKESAQGKGTELRLRSRHSPSPRKSQGRPDFQNGFFLEHSDSSPVQEELEKPSGKRKCKTKHLAGICDEGKVKGRWSQPKTPSPKKPQDSWTPCKSHRVSPGSSPELPTAQHIPPEARRLIVNKNAGETLLQRAARLGYKDVVLYCLQKKSSDVNHRDNAGYTALHEACARGWIDILHILLEHGANVNCSAQDGTRPVHDAVANDNLETMWLLLSYGADPTLATYSGQTAVKLATSDVMKHFLCDYLSDLQGRTDGDPRTAWDFYSSSVLEGKDCIGCDLLLNPPGSSDQEEEEQEPDNFMFEFSDKPLLPSYNLQVSVSRGPCNWFLFSDVLKRLKLSSRIFQARFPHFEIATLPRAEFQRQVALSQVLAQDEAQESPEPAQGAAETVELVHYEPELLQLLGSAVEYEAWSS, from the exons ATGATCTCTACGGCACCTCTCTATAGCGGGGTGCACAACTGGACCAGCACAGAGCGGATTCGCATGTGTGGCCTCAACGAGGAGAG GAGAGCCCCACTTTCTGATGAGGAGTCTAaaaccagcagctcccagcatttGGGATCTCAAGAGTTTTGCGTCAGCAGCAGCCTTTCCAAG GTGGAGCTCACAGCAGTCAGCAGTGGTGGCAGCGGTGCCCAGGATGCAAGTGGCAAAGTGGAGGAAAAGATTGGACCCAAACTGGAAGAGCAGCCACCTGATCCTAACCCAAACCCAGAGTGTGTGGGAAAGGCTGTGAAAGACGATGTCCAGGGCCCTCTGGCAAGCCAGCGGGATGGCAGAGGGCAGGAACCTGCAGTCCCCCAAGCTACTGAGCAGGAGAACAGCAGCGCTGATGTTGCCAGGATGCCAGCAGATCCTCCCAGCGACAAGCAGGCTGACGTTCCTtccacctgctctgcagctccagagaATGAacctgctgggaaggagaaaacCGTCCCAAACTCTGGAGCACAAGGGCCAGCAGCGCTGGCAGAAGGGACGTTATCCGTGGtcacctccagctgcagcacctcagCCTCCACCCCTGCAACTTTTACTTTGAGTCGAGTGTGCTTTCCCACATCTCAGGCCCCTGCTATACACAAAGTGCCCCTGTCCTTTCAGCCTGGGACGGTCCTGAGCCCGAGCCAGTCTCTAGTGTACATCCCACCGCCCAGCTGCGGGCAGCCGCTCACCGTGGCCACGCTTCCAAGCACTCTGGGGGTCTCCTCCACACTCACCCTTCCCGTCCTGCCTTCCTACCTACCCGAGCGTTGCGTGCCAGGCATTATTGCTTCCCCAGAGCTGCGTTCCTACCCCTACACCTTCTCTGTCACCAGACCCTTAGCTTCAGATGCCAAAGTGGTGTCGGTGGAGGTGAACCAGCTTAGCTGCTCTTCGCCTTCAGGTGGAAGCGGTGCCCAGGCCGCTGCCGATGGCGCTCCCTCATCCACAGCTGGCCCTGCCCTCTCATCCAGCCAGCCTCAGCTGGCCGCACCGTGTGGAAGCGCTGCTCCCTCTTCTGGCACTGGCACACAAGCCAGAGCACCGGCAGCTCCCGAGCCGCACGCACCAGGGGCCGCAACTTCGCTTTCACCTCTGAAGTCCCCTCCGCAGCTGGAGCGTGAGATGGTCTCCTCTCCGGAGTGCAGTGAGATGCCTCTCGATCTCTCCTCCAAGTCCAATCGCCAGAAGCTGCCTCCACCCAGCCAACGCAAAACCCCTCCAATGCCCATCCTCACTCCTGTGCACACCAGCGGCAAAGCACTTCTCACCACGGTCCTGTCCAAGTCCCAGCGCGCGGCCCAGAGTGCCGGCAGCAGCGTCACCTCATGTCTCAGCACCACTGCGCCCTTCGTTATCTTCCCCGAGTTCCTGCGGAACAGAGAGCAGGGCTCCTGGATGAAGAACACCACTCTCATCAGCACCATTCCAGGCACCTACGTTGGCGTTGCCAACCCCGTGCCTGCCTCGCTGCTGCTCAGCAAGGACCCCTGTGTGACCTTCAGCAGGGACCCCCACCACCTTCCCAAGCAGGAGCCAATTTCCATCATCGATCAGGGGGAGCCCCGAAGCGCTGGGGCTCCCTGCGGGAAGAAGGCCAACCAGGTGGGCACGGAGAGACAGCAGGATCCTGCCAAGAGACTGCTTCATGGCAAAGTTGCTCCGGGAGCTCCTTTGTGTCAGTCCAAGGACATCTCCACCTGGAATCCTGTCCAGGGGAGCGTGTACCCGCGATGCCCTGTGAATGGCAAGCCTTCCAACCCTCAGCTTTTGCCTCTCGGCTGGTCTCCTTATCATCAGACCCCTCTGCTTTCGATCGGCATCTCCACCACGGGGCAGCTGCCCCCAAACCCAAACAGCTCCTGTAAGCCTGTTGGCACAGGAGAGCTCCCCACCTTCCTGAGCGTGCAGCCTACAGAGCCCAGTGCGGCAGCCCAGAGCCTGCCCGAGGGGCTGCCCAGGCTCCCATCTGTGGAGTGTGAAGCATCCAAGAGCAACAAGGGCTGCCGGCCCCTGCCCAAACCCGGTGAGGAGCAGGACAGTGCCGTCCCCTTGAATGCAGGTCCGTCTCCTCAAACCAGCACTTTGGAtgcaaaaggaggaaaggggaagcTGGACAACCCTCCGAAGAGTCAAGAGCGTGGAGAATCGGAGGCTGACGCCAGTAAGGAGGGCATGGTACAGACTGAGGCTCCCcaggggagctgcagcctgAAGCAGTCGGATGCAAAGCCTAAAAACCAAGTGTTAGCTGCATACCTGTCACACGACGTGCCCGTGGTTGGGCAGCAGGCTCTGCGGGTGGTTCCGGAGGTGCCCACGGCACCCGTGGATGGTCAGCACAAGGAGCCGGGCTGTGAAGGctcccagcagcctccagctgcagagccCCTCCAGTGTACACATCAGGTGGATCTATGCAGGGTGAAGAAGGAGCGCGTGGAAAGCGATGTGTCGTTGCCTTCGGTGACTTGCTTgcgggctggggctgctccccagACCTTGGCAGAGGCCAAACTCACAGCAGCAGGCCAGGTCAAGCAAGAGAGTGGCACACGCTGCAAGTCCAAGCGGCAACACGATGGCGATGCCAGGCAGGTGCAGAAGAGACTGAAGTGCAAAGCACAGGATGGTGAGGAGCCCCCGAGCAAATCAGGGAGCCAGAGTGTGCACGGTCGCAAG TGGCAAAAACACCACGACAATCTGCACGAGCTCAGCAAGAGAGAGGGCCGAAGTGGCCTGGGATCAATGAATGATCACAACAGCCTCAGGGTAAAGCGTAAGCGCAGGAGGCCAACGAAGACAGAGTTCCCTTCTCCCGAGCACCGTGGGGACAGCCATGAGGAAG GTTATCTTGAGAAGAAGCCCAAGAACAACTTCCGGGACTTCATCCCAGTGGTGTTGAGCAGTCGGACGCGCAGCCAGTCGG GAAGTGTTGCTGGCTCTTCGGCCGGCGTGATGGGAGATTGTGACGTGACCGGGCAGGATATTTTACCTTTGCTGGAGGAcgatgaggaagaagaggaggaggaagaggaggaagagataTCCTTGAAACATTGCAAGCTGCGGAAATCCCACCAGGCATCACATTATCACAGCCACAGGGCCAGGGACAGGTCTGTGTCTGAGAGAAGCAGCTGTCACGCCAGGAGGAGCCGGGAGCTGCCCTGGAGAGTGGAGTCACCCAGGCAGCTGTGGGAGCCCAacgaggaagaggaggatgacagccacatcaaaagaaagaaaaggagacgACAGAAAAGCCGGAAATACCAGACTGGTGAATATCTGACCGAAAGGGAGGAAGAACGGGTGGGCTTCCCTCACAAGAGGCGGAAATCCAAAGCAGGTATGACAG ATTTTAGGTACCGAAAGCAGAAGGAGTCAGCGCAGGGTAAAGGCACAGAGCTCAGGCTGAGGAGCAGGCATTCCCCATCCCCCCGGAAATCTCAAGGACGCCCAGACTTTCAGAACGGCTTCTTCTTGGAGCACTCAGACAGCTCTCCTGtccaggaggagctggagaaaCCATCAGGAAAACGCAAATGTAAAACCAAACACCTGGCAGGGATCTGTGATGAGGGGAAG gTGAAAGGACGCTGGAGCCAGCCCAAAACACCATCTCCGAAGAAGCCCCAGGACTCGTGGACTCCTTGTAAATCCCATCGTGTCAGCCCAGGGAGCTCCCCTGAGTTGCCTACAGCCCAGCACATTCCTCCTGAGGCACGACGGCTGATAGTGAACAAAAATGCAGGGGAGACCCTCCTGCAGCGAGCGGCTCGCCTGGGCTATAAG GACGTGGTGCTCTATTGcctgcagaaaaagagcagtgatgtgAACCATCGTGACAATGCTGGCTACACAGCTCTGCACGAGGCCTGCGCGCGAGGCTGGATCGACATCCTGCACATCCTGCTGGAGCATGGAGCCAACGTGAACTGCAGCGCACAGGATGGCACGAG GCCTGTCCATGATGCGGTAGCCAATGACAACCTGGAAACCATGTGGCTTCTACTCTCCTATGGTGCTGATCCCACTCTGGCCACTTACTCTGGGCAGACAGCTGTGAAGCTTGCCACCAGCGACGTGATGAAGCACTTCCTCTGTG ATTACCTGTCCGATCTCCAGGGGCGCACTGATGGGGATCCTCGAACAGCGTGGGACTTctacagcagctctgtgcttg agGGGAAAGACTGCATTGGGTGCGATCTTCTGCTCAACCCTCCAGGGAGTTCAgaccaggaggaggaggaacaggAACCCGACAATTTCATGTTTGAGTTCTCAGACAAGCCCCTGCTGCCCAGCTACAACCTCCAAGTGTCCGTCTCTCGGGG GCCCTGCAACTGGTTCCTCTTCTCCGACGTGCTGAAGCGGCTGAAGCTGTCCTCCCGCATCTTCCAGGCCCGCTTCCCACACTTCGAGATCGCCACGCTGCCCAGGGCCGAGTTCCAACGCCAGGTTGCCCTCAGCCAGGTGCTGGCCCAGGACGAGGCGCAGGAGAGCCCCGAGCCGGCACAGGGCGCTGCAGAGACTGTGGAGCTGGTGCACTACGAGCccgagctgctgcagctgctgggctctgcgGTGGAATACGAGGCGTGGAGCAGCTGA